A genomic region of Methanofollis fontis contains the following coding sequences:
- a CDS encoding ABC transporter ATP-binding protein, with protein sequence MIEFRHVSLSLGAFSLRDVSLQIHEGDYYFIIGPSGAGKTVILESIAGLHLPDSGSVLIGGEDASSVPPERRRVTLVYQDYSLFPHMTVEQNIGFGLRMQRMDKGLIRERVDALLSQFGIAHLRDRYPGTMSGGEQQRVAIARALAVEPEILLLDEPFAALDPVTRESLMSDLQQIHQERRLTIVQVTHAREETLRLATRLAVIIDGSLVQEDVTGVVFEAPHSTAVARFVGMENILHGTVETNVEGLATIRVGNRTIEAVTDIVPGSTVDVVFRAADVTLSRTDCTDVSARNQFEGGITAVVPMGGPLTEVRLDVGFPVTALVTSRSAEEGELRPGMRVTISVKASAVHVIPDGA encoded by the coding sequence ATGATCGAGTTTAGGCACGTCTCCCTCAGCCTCGGGGCGTTCTCCCTCCGGGACGTCTCCCTGCAGATCCATGAAGGGGACTATTATTTCATTATCGGGCCCTCGGGTGCCGGAAAAACAGTGATCCTCGAATCCATTGCGGGACTGCACCTCCCGGATTCGGGCTCGGTCCTGATCGGCGGCGAGGATGCCTCAAGCGTCCCGCCCGAACGGCGCCGGGTCACCCTGGTCTACCAGGATTATTCGCTGTTTCCCCACATGACCGTGGAGCAGAATATCGGTTTCGGGCTGCGGATGCAACGGATGGATAAGGGGCTGATCAGGGAGCGGGTCGATGCCCTGCTCTCGCAGTTCGGGATCGCCCATCTGAGGGATCGGTATCCGGGGACGATGAGCGGGGGTGAACAGCAGCGGGTGGCCATCGCCCGCGCCCTTGCCGTCGAACCGGAGATCCTCCTCCTCGACGAACCCTTTGCCGCCCTGGATCCGGTCACCCGGGAGAGTTTGATGTCCGATCTCCAGCAGATCCACCAGGAGCGCCGCCTGACCATCGTCCAGGTGACGCATGCACGGGAGGAGACCCTCAGGCTGGCGACACGACTCGCGGTGATCATCGATGGTTCCCTGGTCCAGGAAGATGTCACCGGTGTGGTCTTCGAGGCACCGCACAGTACGGCCGTCGCACGGTTTGTCGGCATGGAGAACATCCTCCACGGCACGGTTGAAACGAATGTCGAAGGGCTTGCGACAATCCGGGTGGGCAACCGGACGATCGAAGCGGTCACCGATATCGTCCCTGGAAGTACCGTCGATGTGGTGTTCAGGGCAGCAGACGTGACGCTCTCCCGCACAGATTGCACCGATGTCTCTGCCCGCAACCAGTTTGAGGGCGGGATCACGGCCGTGGTGCCGATGGGCGGTCCCCTGACCGAGGTGAGGCTGGATGTCGGTTTCCCGGTGACCGCCCTGGTCACCAGCCGCTCTGCGGAGGAGGGTGAACTCAGGCCCGGAATGCGGGTGACCATCTCTGTGAAGGCAAGCGCTGTTCACGTCATCCCGGACGGCGCCTGA
- a CDS encoding ABC transporter permease produces the protein MAQTSLLRDRCLVSFSILGGVILGITVLSLLSMTVKELSDIPHLVRVAMDAKVIDSIVLTMGAGANAIALLLIFGIPLAYVLARADFRGKGMVESIVDIPLMLPHTVAGILVYLLFMKRGLIGAPLQSVGIVFEDAYPGIVVAMLFVASPYFINSAREGFEKVPVHLENVARTLGASRMTAFFRIALPLSARHIYNGAIMAWGRAIGEFAAIIMIAYYPMVISTLIYYRFTTSGIKESSTIAFVMILACFVVFMMLRYLSRFLGRSDDRV, from the coding sequence ATGGCACAGACCTCACTCCTGCGCGACCGCTGCCTCGTCTCCTTCTCCATCCTGGGCGGCGTCATCCTGGGCATCACCGTCCTCTCGCTCCTCTCGATGACCGTGAAGGAACTCTCGGACATCCCCCACCTGGTGCGGGTGGCAATGGACGCCAAGGTGATCGACTCGATCGTCCTGACCATGGGGGCCGGGGCGAACGCCATCGCACTCCTGCTGATCTTCGGCATACCGCTCGCATACGTGCTTGCACGGGCGGATTTCCGGGGAAAAGGGATGGTGGAGAGCATCGTCGACATCCCGCTGATGCTCCCCCACACCGTGGCCGGCATCCTGGTCTACCTCCTCTTCATGAAACGCGGCCTCATCGGCGCCCCCCTCCAGAGTGTGGGGATCGTCTTTGAGGATGCCTACCCGGGGATCGTGGTGGCGATGCTCTTTGTCGCCTCGCCCTACTTCATCAACTCGGCGCGGGAGGGGTTTGAGAAGGTGCCGGTCCACCTCGAAAATGTGGCGCGCACCCTGGGGGCAAGCCGGATGACGGCTTTTTTCCGGATTGCCCTCCCCCTTTCTGCCCGCCACATCTATAACGGCGCCATCATGGCATGGGGCCGGGCGATCGGCGAGTTCGCCGCCATCATCATGATCGCCTACTACCCGATGGTGATCTCCACGCTCATCTATTACCGGTTCACTACAAGCGGGATCAAGGAGAGCAGCACCATAGCATTTGTGATGATACTGGCCTGTTTTGTCGTGTTCATGATGCTCAGATATCTGTCGCGCTTCCTGGGGAGGTCCGATGATCGAGTTTAG
- the wtpA gene encoding tungstate ABC transporter substrate-binding protein WtpA: MKRTYLLIPAVLLLCAAVFLCGCTTTESEGPVTTAPTTAAPAEITGTVTVFHAGSLTAPFEDMEKQFEAAYPGTDVQLVPGGSTKMVKEITELGKSADVLASADYTLIPSLMIPDYTDWYVTFAKNQMVLCYTDDSKYADEINAENWYLILEKEDIAWAFADPNVDPCGYRTPMVIQLAEGYYGDNELFDRIVSANSNITVTEEGGVYTIHATSPEPVGTLQIRPKSVELVQMLESGGLDYAWEYRSVAVQNGLNFVELPEAIDLSAVKYADDYATVQIDTAGGLIAGKPIVYGATVPNNAENPDAGLAFVEMLIDTPGQDIMNAQGQPPIVPAGGFGNVPAELKDLTESS; encoded by the coding sequence ATGAAGAGAACATATCTCTTGATTCCGGCGGTGCTTCTCCTTTGCGCCGCTGTTTTCCTGTGCGGTTGCACGACAACCGAAAGTGAAGGGCCTGTTACCACTGCCCCGACCACAGCGGCACCCGCTGAAATCACCGGGACCGTCACGGTCTTCCATGCCGGCAGCCTCACTGCACCCTTCGAGGACATGGAAAAGCAGTTTGAAGCCGCCTATCCGGGCACCGACGTCCAGCTTGTCCCCGGCGGATCGACGAAGATGGTCAAGGAGATCACCGAACTCGGCAAGAGCGCCGATGTGCTCGCCTCTGCCGACTACACGCTCATCCCGAGTCTGATGATCCCCGACTACACCGACTGGTACGTCACCTTCGCCAAGAACCAGATGGTCCTCTGCTACACAGACGACAGCAAGTATGCCGATGAGATCAACGCCGAGAACTGGTACCTGATCCTGGAGAAGGAGGACATCGCATGGGCCTTCGCAGACCCGAACGTTGACCCCTGCGGCTACCGCACTCCGATGGTCATCCAGCTCGCCGAGGGCTACTATGGTGACAACGAGCTCTTCGACAGGATTGTCAGCGCCAACTCCAACATCACCGTGACCGAGGAGGGCGGCGTCTATACGATCCACGCCACCTCGCCCGAACCGGTTGGCACCCTGCAGATCCGGCCGAAATCGGTAGAACTCGTCCAGATGCTCGAGAGCGGCGGTCTTGACTATGCATGGGAGTACCGCTCGGTCGCCGTCCAGAACGGTCTGAATTTCGTCGAACTCCCTGAAGCAATCGACCTCTCCGCGGTGAAATACGCCGATGACTATGCAACTGTGCAGATTGACACTGCAGGCGGCCTGATCGCAGGAAAGCCGATCGTGTACGGCGCCACCGTCCCGAACAACGCCGAAAACCCGGACGCCGGTCTTGCATTCGTCGAGATGCTCATCGACACGCCCGGTCAGGATATCATGAACGCCCAGGGCCAGCCCCCGATCGTTCCGGCGGGCGGCTTCGGCAATGTCCCGGCCGAACTGAAGGACCTCACTGAGTCCTCCTGA
- the hisD gene encoding histidinol dehydrogenase, with protein MWQALEIEQWQDRRRSDLAGVTDAVRAIVERVRNEGDEALLALTRQFDRIDVEDLAVAPEEFEAAYDDVDDTLIESLAEAEARIRRFHELQRNRSLWLDEVEPGVILGVKTTPLERIGAYVPGGRASYPSTALMTTVPAQVAGVAEICVCTPPPVHPLTLVALDIAGVDECYRVGGAQAVAAMALGTETVDPVQKIVGPGNVYVTAAKMMLRDHAEIDFPAGPSEIGILADGSADPAFVAADVLAQAEHDPHAACILVTTDPALPARVGKEIERQLEGAQRREIIEAALKNSGYVVVSDIDDAIAAMDTVAPEHLSVQVTDPMTVLTAVRNAGSIFVGPYTAVAFGDYASGTNHVLPTAGYAATYSGLDVHHFCKTSSVQMISREGLEWIGGIVETLADAEGLHAHANSVRIRRKK; from the coding sequence ATGTGGCAGGCGCTGGAGATAGAGCAATGGCAGGACCGACGCCGGTCCGATCTTGCCGGGGTGACGGATGCCGTCAGGGCCATCGTGGAGCGGGTGCGGAATGAGGGGGATGAGGCGCTCCTTGCACTCACGCGCCAGTTCGACCGGATCGATGTCGAGGACCTTGCGGTCGCACCCGAGGAGTTCGAGGCGGCATACGACGATGTGGACGACACCCTGATCGAGAGTCTTGCCGAGGCCGAGGCCAGGATCCGGCGATTCCATGAACTTCAGCGGAACCGTTCGCTCTGGCTCGACGAGGTGGAGCCCGGCGTCATCCTGGGCGTGAAGACCACCCCGCTCGAGCGGATCGGTGCCTATGTCCCGGGCGGACGGGCGTCCTATCCCTCGACCGCCCTGATGACCACCGTCCCGGCACAGGTGGCGGGAGTGGCGGAGATCTGTGTCTGCACCCCGCCGCCCGTCCACCCCCTCACCCTCGTCGCCCTCGACATCGCCGGTGTCGACGAGTGTTACCGGGTCGGTGGTGCGCAGGCGGTGGCCGCCATGGCGCTCGGCACCGAAACCGTCGATCCGGTGCAGAAGATTGTGGGGCCCGGGAACGTCTATGTGACGGCCGCAAAGATGATGCTCAGGGACCATGCGGAGATCGATTTCCCTGCCGGTCCGTCGGAGATCGGGATCCTCGCCGACGGCAGCGCGGATCCTGCGTTTGTCGCTGCCGACGTGCTTGCACAGGCCGAACACGACCCCCACGCCGCATGCATCCTGGTCACCACTGATCCCGCCCTTCCCGCCCGTGTCGGGAAGGAGATCGAGCGGCAGCTGGAGGGGGCACAGCGCCGGGAGATCATCGAGGCGGCGCTGAAGAACTCCGGTTACGTGGTTGTATCCGATATCGACGACGCCATCGCGGCGATGGACACCGTCGCCCCCGAGCACCTCTCGGTGCAGGTGACCGATCCGATGACAGTGCTCACCGCCGTCAGGAATGCTGGCTCCATCTTTGTCGGTCCCTATACTGCCGTCGCCTTCGGGGACTACGCCTCCGGCACCAACCATGTGCTGCCGACCGCCGGATACGCCGCCACCTATTCGGGCCTGGATGTCCACCACTTCTGCAAGACCTCATCGGTCCAGATGATCAGCCGCGAGGGCCTCGAATGGATCGGGGGGATCGTCGAGACCCTGGCCGATGCCGAAGGGCTGCATGCCCACGCAAACTCGGTCCGTATCCGCAGGAAAAAATAA
- a CDS encoding HD domain-containing protein has product MSAPSKTIFAGEIRDRDQVDDLFLLKSAEIRQKKDSSPYIFSQIADASGTLGCYIWGIQGDGERVMQIASTLQCGAVYRICGQARDYNGGIQISVNEGIAELDEPVESIEPSDFISSPVVEEDLKSRILGMANRINDPQLRDLVLNVIATSDGYFTKPAAKMKHHEYPGGLAEHSLEVATIAASMAGSVRGENDADLVIAGALLHDIGKTSCFEQQGLWYTARPEYDLIGHVTLGVTIVSRAAGHLAPETASHLLHIIQSHHGPYGEVACQTPEAWSVHLADLSSATLREITDDQALLSAGTGTRSGKRIGGPVWRF; this is encoded by the coding sequence ATGTCCGCCCCCTCGAAAACCATATTTGCCGGTGAGATCAGGGACCGGGACCAGGTCGACGACCTCTTTCTCCTGAAATCGGCGGAAATACGTCAGAAAAAAGATTCAAGCCCCTATATTTTCTCTCAGATCGCCGATGCCAGCGGCACGCTCGGCTGCTATATCTGGGGCATTCAGGGTGACGGAGAACGGGTGATGCAGATCGCCTCCACCCTCCAGTGCGGTGCGGTCTACCGCATCTGCGGTCAGGCACGCGACTACAACGGCGGGATCCAGATCTCGGTCAACGAGGGGATCGCAGAACTCGATGAACCGGTTGAGTCGATTGAACCCTCTGACTTCATATCCTCGCCGGTGGTGGAGGAGGACCTCAAGAGTCGCATCCTGGGCATGGCGAACAGGATCAACGATCCGCAACTCAGGGATCTGGTCCTGAATGTGATCGCAACATCAGACGGGTATTTTACAAAACCGGCAGCCAAAATGAAGCATCATGAATATCCGGGAGGGCTTGCCGAACACTCGCTTGAGGTTGCAACCATTGCCGCCTCGATGGCGGGTTCGGTACGCGGCGAAAATGACGCCGATCTTGTCATTGCCGGGGCGCTCCTCCACGATATCGGTAAAACCAGTTGTTTTGAACAGCAGGGCCTGTGGTATACGGCACGACCCGAGTATGACCTGATCGGTCATGTCACTCTCGGTGTCACCATAGTCTCGCGTGCCGCAGGGCATCTTGCACCTGAAACCGCCTCTCATCTGCTCCATATCATCCAGTCTCATCATGGACCCTACGGGGAGGTGGCATGCCAGACCCCGGAGGCATGGTCGGTCCACCTTGCCGATCTCTCGAGCGCCACGTTGCGGGAGATCACCGACGATCAGGCACTCCTCAGCGCCGGCACCGGCACTCGCTCCGGCAAACGGATCGGCGGACCGGTCTGGCGGTTCTGA